Within Agarivorans litoreus, the genomic segment TATCACGCGCCTTATTGCTTGCTGCTTTATTCACAAACACCTTTTTCTCGGTGGCTGGTGAGGTTTCTGGTGCAGTTTTACTTGAATGGGCTACCGCTTGATTAATCTCGGCCATTTCCGCATCAGTTAAGTTGCGCCATTGACCAGGGCGAAGTTTATCTAGGTGCACATTCATAATACGGGTGCGCTTAAGCTTGGTAACTTCATATCCCAAGTACTCACACATGCGGCGAATTTGGCGGTTTAGCCCTTGAGTCAGCACAATGGTAAAGACAAACTTGCTGTTTACCTTCACCTTACAGGGCTTAGTCACAGTATCTAAAATAGGCACGCCACGCTGCATCCGCTCAACAAAACGCTCACTTAGGGGTTTATCTACCGTCACTACGTATTCTTTATCGTGGGCATTCTCGGCACGCAAAATTTTATTCACGATGTCGCCGTCACTAGTTAGAAAAATAAGCCCCTCGGAAGGCTTATCTAAACGGCCGATAGGGAAAATGCGCTGCTTGTGACCAATGGCATCAATAATGTTGCCTTTAACATGACGCTCTGTGGTACTGGTGATGCCAATGGGCTTGTTGTAGGCAATGTAAACACGATCAGATTTATTGCTAGCGATAGCTTTTATCAGTTTACCGTCTACTGCAACTTTATCGCCCGGTTGAACTTTAGTCCCTAACTCAGGCTTTTGACCATTAATGGTTACTCGCTGCTGTTCAATCAATTTATCGGCTTCACGTCGGGAACAAAATCCCGAGTCACTGATAAATTTATTTAGACGTTTTTCGTTTGATGCGCTCACTACAAGGACCCACTAGCTAATTAACGCGCCTATTAAACCATAGAATAGCTAGCTCAATAAGC encodes:
- the rluF gene encoding 23S rRNA pseudouridine(2604) synthase RluF — protein: MSASNEKRLNKFISDSGFCSRREADKLIEQQRVTINGQKPELGTKVQPGDKVAVDGKLIKAIASNKSDRVYIAYNKPIGITSTTERHVKGNIIDAIGHKQRIFPIGRLDKPSEGLIFLTSDGDIVNKILRAENAHDKEYVVTVDKPLSERFVERMQRGVPILDTVTKPCKVKVNSKFVFTIVLTQGLNRQIRRMCEYLGYEVTKLKRTRIMNVHLDKLRPGQWRNLTDAEMAEINQAVAHSSKTAPETSPATEKKVFVNKAASNKARDKFKKARSQGANKATLSLKKK